In Glycine soja cultivar W05 chromosome 10, ASM419377v2, whole genome shotgun sequence, the genomic stretch GATGTACATTGCCGAGCCATTATTGTTTAATGTTGATTCTGCCAAGTACACCATTTAGTTGGAGAATTAGGTACCCTGATGAATGATACTCGCACAACGTTTGTTTGTACAAGAAATTTCTGCAACGCGTAGTTTgcgttttgatttttttgccaTTTACTTTTGCTACTGTCACATTTCTCCCTGTTCCTTGTTAAAGAGTTgatatgaaaaggttttttttgcATTACTTTCTGCACATTATAATTTGAGACGTACTCGAGTGCGAGGTTATGTGTTTCTTGTCGACGTGCaagaagcattttttttttgtaaaaacaagtCACTAAGCTAAACAGAATGTTTATTAGATGATTCATTAGTCATCTAAGTGCCTAATCTTGTTATCAATCAGTTAATGAAAACTATTTCACAATGCCTTCTGTCATAAATACACTCATcaactgatttttttattgttattttctgTTGTTTTTTAAGCTACGGGCTTGTTCCCAAAATCATTTCCTAGTGGTGCTTGCTTCTGTTTGATGCAACATCAACGGAAATTACTTTGCGTACCCAATAGTacacccaacattttttttgtttctccaaAATTATTCCTTTTTAAAAACATACGGATTACAAATCCGTATGAAGGATTGACAATTCATATGAGACTTTTATATGGATTTGTAATCGGTAACGGCGAATATGTAAGAATCCTTCATACGAATTTGTAATGCGTAACGGCGAATCCGTAAGGCCAACCTTTCCCAGCTCCTCTTCACCAACTTCGCTACGCCACCAGCCATCGCCATCGACCTTTGCTCCAACCTCTAATGCGCTGCAACACCACCACCTCCTTCATGGCCATCACCCTCCCTTTAGTCGCGTGAGGTCATGCCAACCTCCTTCGCGTGAGGTCACTACCACCTCCTTAATCGTCGCGTGAGGTCCCTTCGCTCCACCTTCATTGTCACGCGAGCACCTCCCCCTCATGCTATGCCACACGTGTCTCCCCCTCACGCTGCGCGCGTCCTTTGTCGCCGCCAACCTTGCCATGGAGGTCCATGGCCTTATGCATTGTGAATTCGTAATGGCCTTACGGATTGCGAATCCGTAATGAtcttacggattgacaatccgtatacGTTTCCCGTAagggtgtttttggtttttcacCTAAATGTTGTGTGTACTAGCAATTATGCTTATGCTGGTGCTCAAAGCATCGCCCTACATCAACTCATGGGCATCAAGCTCCGTAAGGTCCAATAGTTTAACAATTAGTCGGATGACCTGTAATTAAAAgaaatgtattttttctttctataatttagcattttttattttcatgcttataattttttttttcatttgttcttgtaaaatgtgtttattttgttttttgttcttaaaacattttagataacatttttttcactcttcaaaatatgtttttcattattCAAAGTACTATCTAAAGTATTTTAAagacgaaaaataaaataaacacattttgtaaggtcaaaagttaaaaaaaatatttacagggatgaaaaaaaaaacactaaattacatgaacgaaaaatatattttaactttttattttttggtatggGAAAAGTTATCCTAATTATGTATCTTCCATGAAGACGAAACAAACAGTTTGTCTTCTATTTTAATACAATGTTCTATTTTTGCGTGACAAGTGGTGTTATATGAAGGTGAGAAGCTTTAGAGTAACAAAATCTTATTTCTTATAAACAAACACATCGCTATATGGACTCGTTGAAAAATCCATTTACCCATGGCCATGACGGTGctaacataaaaaatacttattgttTGGGCGAAATGTCCATGATGATTGTATTTACTCACAATTACGTAGGAATTATATAGATAGTTTACACGATTGTGATTTGTAAATATACTTAAATCATAGTTCACATATATCTCGAAAACCTTATGTGATTATATCAACATCTATCCTTAGCCTGATATAGTTGATAATTCCCTTGTTCATATTTAGTGACAGGCACAACTAGAACCCCCGGAAAAACAGAACATGGATTTATTGGTTTTATATATAGGGATTCATACTTAATACTCTGCCTTTGAAGTTTGAATCAAGGTGTAAGTTCAATTAATTCAAGGTTTATGGTGTTGGGTGTAGATGTAATCCAAGTGAGCCTCCACCATCATCCTTCTGCTAATGCATTCTTCATCCTTCATATAGCACTCCTCTGATCCCATGAGCTGTATAAAATGGCAtcaaatgagagagagagagagagagagagagagagagagagagagagagagtgcaaATACACTATGAACCATTTAGTTTGGAAAAATGttttctgattttatttttggtttgtttttttaaaaaaattgtatagaaACTATTGAAAATggaaatgaaaacaaattagAAGGAAACaagacatttttataattaaaagtggaaatacaaaatataaacaGAAAATATTTCACAGGCCATAAAGAAGCCAATCAGGTCAGGGTATTAGTTATAAACTGTGTGGAAGTGACTAAGTAACATGCAAATAGAGAAGGGCTAAACATTATATGCATTCTTACTTCTTCCATATCATCTTTTAGCTCATGAGATGATTGAGGAAAAGCGTTTTCATTGATCTCCACTTCCTTCTCACCtatatgatcaagttgttcCAACCTCAGGTGAACAAAgacaaatttgtaaaaaaaaaatatacataataatataataccatGTCATGTAGTTACCTTGTCTTGGACCTTTCAGTGGTTCAAGGAGACGGGCAGAAGCTAAGAAAGAGGAAAGAAGGAGAACAAAGAAAAGCAAACCAATTTGTTGCTTCATTGGTTCAATATTAAGGGAATGAGAGAGAGACCAATAGAGATGTatcaaagcaaaagaaaataagtaagcATGCCTCAAAGAAGGTTTGAAGAaaggaataaataaatgaaagagagAGACAAGAGGGTTTTGCCTAAGTGATGCGGAATATTCACTAGCTATGTGATgactaatttttgtttgaataattacttttattgaAATCTTTAttccaatcatatttttttctttcattaaaaaGGATTCTAATCTAAGATTTTACTTAAGCCGAGTTCAATATAACTGAGTAACGACTTAGTTGGTTCTAAGTAGGGGTCTGAATCACGTGGAGAGCCCCCACAAATTAGAAGCACCTTCATGGGACCGACCCTACCCATTTACCATCTTTGTCTTTTAACTCAAAACCAACAATGGCACCAACCTTGGTCATGATGTACGTAGTAAGTAGCCTCTTCATTCTTCATGTGATAAGAGCATCGCATCATTTCCGTGTACAGAACACCACCGTTTATCTCAGTATGAAGACACAGGAGAATAAGGATTGTCATTTTCATAGTGGTCCAAAACGGAGCTACAAAACAAAACGAATTAAAGTGACCACCATAGTCAACAATGAAAGATGAGTTACTCATACTCAAACGGTGTTCTGCACCCTTTTTCTCCGTatcttcaaaatgaaaaaaaaaaaaactgaaaaatctaCCGAGTGTGAAAAGGATGAGATCACCAATACGTATTTATTATGCATGGTGTGGATGTAGAGCACCAATTTTCCATATTTCTCTGCCGACAGCTGTTTCCCTCTTCATACCATTGGTTTTCATTTTCGTATTTTTAAGTGTTTGTTGATAGATTCTgtaaattcaaatttgattcACTTTTGAAGTGATTCGTGttggaatagtaagtttgatacaagaaaagaaaagtgttaggaatacattttatttaacttattaTCTATTATTTGCTTTCAAAGCAGATATAAAGTTGATTTAATTGTGAGTTTGAATTCTTTGgctaatacaaattattaaactaataattaatatttattgataaaaaattatttgctttAAGAAAAGATGGGAATGATAAAATTATGAGCAAGACTCGgccaaacaaatagtaaaatttagataatttatgttttttaataaattttagctaataataaaaatgtgtttaaaaaagtgtattacaaaaagagaaatgaaaatcataaaattcagTGAGTTTcacgattttttttaatattaatttttgtagttttcaaaatattttaattaataaaagagaatttgtaagaaaaaaatgtattgcTAGCTCTCTCAACATCACTCCTAAACATctgtatttttactaaaatcaCATTTAtcaaaaaagataattatgatATTTCTTACTATGAAACTAAATATACACTAAATTTTCAACTTtcggtaatttttttatataaattttatatgtatacaaaaacatatataaacatTTCAAACAAATCAgataacattaatttatttattttttaaaatataccaaTGGTACCAATGGTACCAATAGTGCTATTActaaagcaaaagaagaaaataaatcttTATGTAATGCATCCTTGTCATGATCAACATACaagacaattttatttacaGTGCCCCAAACAAGTCTTGATGAGCAGGAATCAGACAGCCACTTCCCTATGATGTGAAAGTTTTTGTGATCAAACTACAAGCAGTAAGAAGAGGACAAAGAGAGTTAGAAAAACTGAGTATATGGCTGACATGTTGGACCGCTGATTAATTGTTCGATTAGGGAGAGTGTTTCCCTTTAGTAAAGTTGTATTCTTATCTGCACATAAAAGTAGTGTTATATAATTTTGCTTTAGTCCTATCTATCGAAAAGGCTGTAAAATCATGTGAAACCGACGATGACATGCATCATCATGTGCAATGTGCATTGCACAAAGAAGTTtgtatatttagttttaattaatttagatttttttacccAATTTTATAAATGTGTGTGCCTTTGTGTATAAATCAAGCTTTTAACCCCCACTCCCCAAAGAAAAAACTTAAGAGAAATGTTCATAAAAATTCTAGTTGGCTAAATACTATTATATTTAGCATTTAATAgacaagcaaaaaaaaaacatataaatttctCTGGCTTAAAGGTAAAATAGTAGAAGGTGATTTTCATACACTGAAGCATCTGATTAGACTAATTAGTTTATTGAAGAATATtgacaaatattattaattgacTCCAATGATTCAGATATGAACTCAATAGCTGCTATGTTATCAATTATTGTAGTCCGAAGCTTAGCTTAATAATATTTGTCAATATTTGGAGTCCGAAACTTCTTTGTGGAAGACCGGGCAGAGCCCACactaataaaactataaaagcATAACATGCCCACGGTTATTTGGTGGAGTTCTGATTATTTTTCAGATCACTTTTATTACATTCAttaaagaagttttttttttttgccattcTTCACTTTTTGCTGTTAAAGTAATCCAACAAATTTTACAAGGAGTGCAAAAGTGATGCAAATCGAACATTATTCTATTTAATGTTCTTATCCAACTATATACATAGAGCGTTTAAGACAGAAATAAATATTGCCACAAAAGGTTGAATTCTTGTACATCTTAACAAATAAAGCTTTGCTATTTGATGCCACTTGGCACTTGCCCCAAATGAAAGTTATGCAACTTGTGGCAACCCCAAAAGGTCATTCTATTCACAAAGAGTGCTAGCAGAATATTTTCTCACATACTCTTTGAACATTCTTTTCATAACTGGATGAAGTTCATGTCGATTAACTAAATGACCGGAATTCAACTCTTTATTTAATCGATCACACTTCTTATTTAGTGGAATTCACATGGAGATCACCCAATCATAAAGTTATCAAAGAGTAGTTGTTATCATATCTTTACTACATATCATGATTCATGACTAGAGAGTTGAGTCTATACTCAAACTATGCATCCTATGACTATGATCTTTTGCTAAACGAGTGTGTTAATTAAATCTTAAGcacaaaaaaagagttcaactcaaaatataaaaaataaaaattattttttttcagcaAAAAGGAACAGGCATCACATCAGGGATGAACATCATACTTGTTGATCCTATACCCAacaaacctaaaaatatgtatatataaacagCAAGAAAGATACACAATACTTAATTGGGGGAAGTGGGGAATCAAATCCAAGGAGAAGCCAGGAAAACCTGTAAAACGGAAGCCCTTGCTTATATCCAGGGGTGAACCcaagatttaatttaatgtataggggccaaaataattttttcttcttcactggAAAGatagaatcaaataaaaatataagcattaaaattcatacaaaatatttacatattttctaaaaagatctaagaatatataataaagaatAGAGACTATATTTACATAGAaggtattaaatatatttttaaagactTAAAATTTACAAATGACAATTTTCAATTTGACATGCCACCAAGATTTAAAAAgaagatttttaataaatttataataaaaaatgatatttatgttaACCATATATTTTTCCGGCAACATTAACAATTGATTGTGTGTCCATGTTGAAATAGTTATTAGTTTACTTAATTAAGAGTTTAATAATTACGTATggatataaaatagttttacaccatcatttcattattgttaatataatttttaaagtaattagcataaaaattaataattttattatacatggtcagttgtaatttaataatagtataaaactttttacacCGTAAATGTATAATTTTCCTCCCTTAATTAAACTGTTTTTAGGGTTTAATTAAACTATTATTATTCATGACTAAAACCTACATGTTAACCATATTTGATCCTGTTATTAACGGCGATATTGGAAATAGCGGAGTTGTGATTCGAAACCTATTGTGATATTGGGCCATTTAAAAAAGTATTGTGAATAGCagacttaaaatttatatttacaatATGTTAACCCGATATTATTTGATcctgttcttatttttttaaggaagaaTATATTTGATCCTGTTATTAAAGGAGATATACTAAACCATATTTATATGACATtatcacaatattattattaatattttcttaataacgGGCCTTCACTCTAACAGAATCACTTAATATTGAGAatattaaatcatatatatatatgacattatcgcaatattattaatattttacttaataaCATGTTAGCCACATATATATAGTATTACCTAATGAAAAAGCTAAATGGCAAATGTCAAGGGGGCCAATGCCCTCCAATAGTAAACGTAGGTCCGCCCCAGCCTGTACCTATGGAGTTCCATCAAAAGAAAATCAGATAGAGTCCCACCAAAAGAAACCAAAATAAAGGTGTTAAAAAGAGGATATTCTTAAGCAcaatattaagttttttttaatatactcaATCAGAATTCCcaacattttgtttttgttttgtgagaaCAAAGAGCTCAAAACTCAACTAAAAGCTAACAGAAGCTAAATCTGCAACAAGAATAGATTCAACGGAACAAAAGAAGGAGCTGATTCAAACATCTTCAATGGAAAGACCATGCTTATACAAGGATTAATCACAAGTTGTGCTATAGCACATAACTCAagattcttaattttaatttttaaacacaATACTCAGAAGCTTATTTTAACCAAAGTATTATACTTGAAAAATTGCTTGTCCATATATTTGGATGTGTGGTGCATAAtgcttcaagaaaaagagatAGGTGGTTGAGGGATAGTCCTAGAGACCAGTGAAAAAGGAACTTACAAAGCAGAAATAAAAGCACTATTTCACTAAGAAGGAAAACAACACTAAATTCAGCTACTTCTTGTAGTGCTATCAACAGAATTATGTTGACCAGGTTGTAATATTTCGTTGCATTATTTTTATTCCACTCTAATTTCTGCACATAACAATGACCAGTTTTGGAAAGTAGTTTCAGATCAATAGCTATTGCACTTTCCTAGGTGCAtggtttattcattttattcttctgGCGTAAGAGAGCTAACAACTTCCGAAAGAATTGCCACAATTcacaaaaacataattgattCCCTTGTCTGTTAGTAGAATAGAGCCTTTCACCAttgacaaatataatataatataagtgATGTCTCTATTACTTCCCCAAACAAATTATATGATACTTGAGACACATAATATGAATAGGCTAATATAACAATTCGCAGTTCTCGGCAGTTGTTAATGCATTATAATAAACTTAGACTAAAGAAAGacacaaatcaaaattcaaatgcttAATCATGAAGTATAAACCATAAAGTCTTTCTCATAGGCTGTCCGATAGTTATAATTTATCTACCCAAAAGTTATTTTAGAAGTAATCTATTTATAATACGTAATGTTTGAAGTgcgatttatttaatttgacatAATAGTTTTATGAAATTCTCATGCTGATTTGTTAATTTTTCCttgatttatttagtttttttttttacttctcttAACATGAGTTACATCGTTTAAACAGTGGTGGTCCTGAGTACTGTCAAAGTGGACGACAACCCATGACCTCATCCTTAGAAGAACACCAAATTTTTATCACATTAAAATAAGATTCTCGTATAATGTTATAATGTAGCAATGCCAATGAAGCCTTATGTTAGGTTGAGTGTTGCAGAATATTATATAAAAGGGATAAATtaggaaaataaaaactgaattttttttctctaaaacatGATAATTCTTATGATTTTGATGgtgaaattttatttgaagaacTAAAAGTCATTAAAGAGATTTTAAcaattgaatcaaaattaaattttatgatattgAGTTCTTTGaagacttttaattattttcccaGGGTATTATCGcttataaaagaatattaactattaatgttattattgtaTCTAATAAAGGaagtttatcaaaattaaaattattaaaattttatttgcaatttactatttACAAAGTAGATTTAAtagttctgtttttttttttttatcgaaaatgatttttttcagaaaattttaattatattttaattattaatgaatttaaaaaatatatataaatatgtggGAAAAAAATTTGGTCCGCCCAGAGCATCACGAATCTCAAGGTCGACCATAACGTTAAACTACATGGGTTACTATTTGAATTAACTATTTGAGTTATTATCTGAATTGTTTAATTAAGATATCTTAATTGTTTGAGTTACTTTCGCATTTAAACATAATTCTATAATCAAACCTAAGTGCGaactattgtaaaaaaaaaaaaaaaaaaataaaactccgTAATCAAGAACAGCAGAACAAGTATCAAACAAAAAGATCAAATAGTGTTTTTAGTCGCTATCTTTatacattatcatttttttacaagTTTTGATAGTCTTTactcaatagtttttttttttactgaatctTTACTCAATAGTTAgagttaatttttaatacatataCTTAACGATTCATTAATtacaaatacaataattaattatatattttattataaaaatgccaaaacaattatatttatgataagtgcataattattttagtaaaatatcatataaaaactattcattcttatttttaaaatataaaatagaaagttaatgtataattaaattaaaatttaaaataatttaatttatctacCTTTAAACACATGGATgcactaaaaaaaaagttagtaatTGGTGATGACTAAAAATCATCACAAATAACGATTTTGACGGTTAAAAAAACCGTCATGACTGTGTGTCtgtcataaataattttgacaGATTTAAATAACTGCTAATAAATCGTAAGAAAATTACCATTGGCTAAAAatcgttaaaaaatatattctgaaTGAGTTTTACTATAAGATTTACTAGCAGCTAATAACCGtcagaaaatatatttacaatttgttttaaaatttgctGGGGAAGGAATTGGAATATTGGATAGAGTAACCATGATTTAAATCACCCGGAAGACAAATATAAAAAGACAATCTTCATTCACGTAACAAAGAAAGTTTTTTACAATTACATTAGATAAGAGTAGTTCCTAATCCACCTTCTcctagatataaaaaaaaaaaaggaaaaacaaaagttcAAGGGTAGATGTAATAGTTGTCAGTTGCGTGGgatagataaaaaaagaagaagcaatctTTCTAATTAATTCAAACCAATGATGCATAGATTGTTCAACATAACCAGCTAAAGTATCCAGGCAAATCGGATAGTCCTACAAGCTGCAAATTAATGAAACCAATTTCaagtcaaataaaattttaagcttaaatatatttttgttcctataaatttgtgttattttatttttggtttctgtgaatttatttttctaattttagtttatataaatttataattttataattttgatcctgtaagatattttattcattttttaatccttataaatttaaacttttttaattttggtccttgtaagcgAAATTTATGGGGACTATATATGAAAACATTAGAATCTCAAAgggactaaaattgaaaaatcacaaacttataaagactaaaaatgaacaaaaaaaactaataaggttaaaattagaaaaatgatcTTACATGGACCAACAATGAAAAAAAGCTAACTTATAGAGACCAAAATAACTTGCAAGgactaaaaatgacaaaaattaatatactaaaattAGAAGAATCAACTTAcaataaccaaaaataaaaagcacGTTAACTTACacgaccaaaaatatatttaatccaaACTTATATTAGATAAAAGTGCATTCTTAGACATGATAGCataatattttgaagaaattaaattaaacaatgaaGACTAGTAACAAGCCACTAAGACGagtaaaatcaatataatgAGTATTGTTAGTGATGTGAAATTAGGGTGAAACACACACCTTTTCACTAATAGGAAAgaaggaaataataataataaataatataatataaagctCCCATCCTCTGTTTTTTAAACACCCTGAGTCCCCCTCACTTtcctaatttatttcttttagaaaCCCCACCCCTATCTCTCGAGTGCTCCCTCTCCATCCCCACCTTCATCATTTTGCTTCTCTCATTCTTCCAGTATTTTTCATTCATTGTTCCTAAACTCATCAAGTTCCTTGTCTCCTCGTGGCACTCTCAAGCATGGGAAGGTGATTGGAGTAAATGGAATAATATCCGTCTCTTTAAAACTCTCAAGCATGAGTATTTTTTTGATATAAATTAGTTATGGGTTGTGTGTGAGGGTTTGGAATATTAAATAGTGGGATTATTGTGGTTCCCAAAAAATGACAGGTATTATAAATTGGAATTTTtgtctaatattttattatcttgaTTTCAATGCCTAGATTCCATGGAAATATCGTGGTTGCTCCTCTACTGACATTGAAAGAGTTTGACTTGGTTTTCTTTTGTTGTGAGTAGCTAATATATTTAGTGAtacttttaactatttttaggagaagcaaataaattttataatgatcTCTTTTGGTGATTATGGTTTCTATGAGCACTTGAGAATGaagtataatatttattttacttggTTGGAACTTGATTCTTTGTGATCTTTAATGGTTTGATGAGTATTTTAATAGTTTGataatgtattttaaatgtgaaattgttttctcATTGTAGATGTTGTGATTGATTTtctacaacgaagagataatgtagcatATGGATTGAATACTcatagtatatatttttagtttgctACAACAAAGAGATATTATATCCTATGGGTTGAATACcatagtatatatattttttgtttcctacaagaaagaaataatatagcCTATAAGTTGAATATtaatagtgtgtgtgtgtgtatatatgtatatatatatatatatattgtttactGCCATGAAGAGAGAATGTAGCTTATGAGTTGAATGTCATAGTtcctattttttgtttgttacaaCCAAGAGATAATGTCGTTTTTGTGCACATAATAATAAGTGGAAGTTCATGTAaagttttttattcttgattATATTTTCAATGAGTTTTCAAGAGAGTAATATTAGTTTTTGGAAAgtgagttttattatttttgcttttattaaatgtcatttcaattcttttttaatgGAAAACTTATGCTATATTTGCTTTCTCATTCTTGTTCATTTTTgcttttattaaatgttttttcaattattttttaatggaaaactcgtgctatattttctttctcattcttgTCCATTTTGTATATTATGCACTCATTAAGTTCTTGTGACTTATTCCATTCTTTCCTTTTCCCCCTCAGATTCACAAGTGGTTGAGTAGCTAAATTTCCTAGTATTTGTTGGCTATCCAGGAATTTGTTCATCTCTTTGGTAGGCCTCCATTTCATATGATGAAGAGTAAATTTTGGTGACTCCAATATAATGCAACTATAAGGATAGGGGTAGGAATAGATATAAAAGAAATCCCTTTATTTTGGGTTGTAAATGATCTCATCATAGAGATATGCTAATGATGTAATTATGATGTTTTGAGAAGTTGTGATTATTAACATGTATGAGCTACATTAATACTAGTTGATGTATTTGGATATAATGTCAAAGGCCTATGTTGTGATTTGTGGTATTGACCTGCCTATTGGATATGAATATACATGGATATATGATATGTTTTCACATGCGTTTCTATATGTGATTTGTACTATTTTGAAGGGAGACTCTCTCAAATTTTTTTAGctcattttgtttgtttctatcatcaaaataaagCTTCCTAAGGTAAAGAGGCATGAATCTCAATTAAGATATCAAGACAAAGTAACCATGCCTTAATCTAATAACTAGAAAGAATGCCAAACAAAAAACTAAACCTAGAAACATGAAAACTAAACATTAAAGGAATAAAACATGAAAGAAACTTGCCAATGTTAGAAGCTTCTAACTTGGCATGGAGATCTTGGCCATCTTTGAAAAACTGCATCATGTGTAAGAGATAATCAAAGACATAAATTATTGCTACTCTTGGTAGTTGAGTGAAAAGTGGAAAGTTGCTggtaaaaaatggaaaaatactCACGTAGGATGGATACCACATCATTTTAGTTGATGGAGAAGCCATGCAAGGGCAAGTTATGATGTTATAAATCCATGTTTATCTACCAACTTTTCTATCTTGAAATAATTGCTCTCGTCAATTCTCTGCCAACACATGATACTTCCATGTTTACATTATGATCTTTCTATTGAATTTTCATTCATATGGTATGAAA encodes the following:
- the LOC114370266 gene encoding putative phytosulfokines 6; translated protein: MKQQIGLLFFVLLLSSFLASARLLEPLKGPRQGEKEVEINENAFPQSSHELKDDMEELMGSEECYMKDEECISRRMMVEAHLDYIYTQHHKP